Proteins from one Capricornis sumatraensis isolate serow.1 chromosome 2, serow.2, whole genome shotgun sequence genomic window:
- the LOC138072182 gene encoding LOW QUALITY PROTEIN: T-cell surface glycoprotein CD1b-2-like (The sequence of the model RefSeq protein was modified relative to this genomic sequence to represent the inferred CDS: substituted 2 bases at 2 genomic stop codons), whose amino-acid sequence MLLLPLLXLGVILPGGDNEDHYSVQGPTSFHLKQISTFVNSTWAQNQGSGWLDDLQIHGWESDSGTAIFLKPWSKGNFSDEEITELVDLFXAYLTGFIWEVQHRVNEFQLEYPFVIQVIEGCELHSGEAIEISLRGASGGLDVLRIQNHSCVPASDSGNRGQKLCTLESQYQGTSDIIERLLSETCPRYLLGVLDAGKAELQRQVKPEAWLSSGPTPGPGRLLLVCHVSGFYPKPVRVRWMRGEQEQPGTQQGDIMPNADWTWYLRVTLNVAAGEAAGLSCRVKHSSLGDQDIILYWGHSTSIGLILVAIIVPSLILSLCLALWFWRPWSYQNML is encoded by the exons ATGCTGCTTCTACCACTTCTGTGACTTGGAGTTATCCTCCCAGGTGGTGACAATGAGG ACCACTACAGTGTCCAGGGGCCAACCTCCTTCCATCTCAAGCAGATTTCAACCTTTGTCAACAGCACATGGGCTCAAAATCAAGGCTCAGGGTGGTTGGATGACTTGCAGATTCATGGCTGGGAGAGTGACTCGGGCACTGCCATTTTCCTGAAGCCCTGGTCCAAGGGTAACTTTAGTGATGAGGAGATAACTGAGCTGGTGGACCTCTTCTGAGCCTACCTCACTGGATTCATTTGGGAAGTGCAGCATCGAGTCAATGAGTTCCAGTTGGAAT ACCCCTTTGTGATCCAGGTCATAGAAGGCTGTGAGCTGCATTCTGGGGAGGCCATAGAAATCTCTTTGAGAGGAGCTTCAGGAGGACTGGATGTTTTGAGGATCCAGAATCATTCCTGCGTGCCTGCATCAGACAGCGGCAACAGGGGGCAGAAGCTTTGTACACTCGAGAGCCAGTATCAAGGCACCTCCGATATCATTGAGAGGCTCCTCTCAGAAACCTGTCCTCGATATCTCCTGGGTGTCCTCGATGCAGGGAAGGCAGAACTGCAGAGGCAAG TGAAGCCTGaggcctggctgtccagtggcccCACTCCTGGGCCTGGCCGCCTACTGCTGGTGTGCCATGTCTCAGGATTCTACCCAAAACCTGTGCGGGTGAGGTGGATGAGGGGCGAGCAGGAGCAGCCTGGCACTCAGCAAGGAGACATCATGCCCAATGCTGACTGGACTTGGTATCTCCGAGTAACCCTAAATGTGGCagctggggaggcggctggcctGAGTTGCCGAGTGAAGCACAGCAGTCTAGGAGACCAGGACATCATCCTGTACTGGG GACACTCCACATCCATTGGCTTGATACTTGTGGCAATTATAGTGCCCTCCTTAATCCTTTCTTTATGCCTTGCATTATGGTTTTGGAGACCCTg GTCATATCAGAATATGTTGTGA